From the Clostridium sp. Marseille-P299 genome, one window contains:
- a CDS encoding leucine-rich repeat domain-containing protein, producing MQQNFEYRIDNNKITITKYIGSSTIVKVPENIDEIEVSRIGEYAFSECRNITEVILPKSVTSIGSHAFYNCRKLKALTVSDHIHTMEDGSLKNCEMLSCITLYMIEGRTTCMKDILAETNGEMFFTLFYSSEEEDNSCSKLVFPSYLHDYVENTEARIINQVTYGAGVHYRECMNEKDVDYKRYDDLFRYVMANDTKDTACYIAINRLSYPFKLLKEAKEQYYSYLQNELTFIVRKLLKEDDITNLEQLANLDLFTENNIDDMIELAHSVNRIEATNFFMQYKKLKFNNIEKTFEL from the coding sequence ATGCAACAAAACTTTGAATATAGAATTGATAATAATAAAATTACAATAACGAAATATATTGGTTCATCTACCATTGTAAAAGTACCAGAAAACATTGATGAAATTGAAGTTAGTCGAATAGGAGAGTATGCATTTTCAGAATGTAGAAATATAACAGAAGTGATTTTACCAAAGTCAGTAACTTCCATCGGAAGTCATGCATTTTATAATTGTCGTAAATTAAAGGCTCTAACAGTATCGGATCATATTCATACAATGGAAGATGGATCCCTGAAAAACTGTGAAATGCTGAGTTGTATAACCTTATATATGATTGAAGGTAGAACCACTTGTATGAAGGATATATTAGCTGAAACAAACGGTGAGATGTTCTTCACTCTATTTTATAGCAGTGAGGAAGAGGATAACAGTTGTTCAAAACTGGTTTTTCCAAGCTATTTACATGATTATGTTGAGAATACGGAAGCTAGAATTATTAATCAAGTAACCTATGGTGCAGGTGTTCATTATAGAGAATGCATGAATGAAAAGGACGTGGATTATAAACGATATGACGATTTATTTCGTTATGTAATGGCGAATGATACAAAAGATACTGCTTGCTACATAGCAATAAATCGATTAAGTTATCCGTTTAAGTTATTAAAGGAAGCGAAAGAACAGTATTATAGTTATCTTCAAAATGAGTTAACGTTCATCGTTCGTAAACTATTAAAAGAGGATGATATAACAAATCTTGAACAGTTGGCAAATCTTGATTTATTTACAGAAAATAATATAGACGATATGATTGAATTAGCACATAGCGTGAACCGTATCGAAGCAACAAACTTTTTTATGCAATATAAAAAGTTAAAGTTTAATAATATAGAGAAAACATTTGAATTGTGA